A DNA window from Novosphingobium sp. RL4 contains the following coding sequences:
- a CDS encoding 2Fe-2S iron-sulfur cluster-binding protein produces MPKVTYVDHEGHTTDVDVAIGENVMRGAVYNGIEGITGECGGGLSCATCHCYVDENWTEAVGGPSSQAEEELLESAAAEVKPSSRLSCQIDMTESLDGLVVHMPEHQF; encoded by the coding sequence ATGCCCAAGGTCACTTATGTCGATCACGAAGGTCACACGACCGACGTGGACGTGGCGATCGGCGAAAACGTCATGCGCGGTGCGGTCTATAATGGAATAGAGGGCATCACCGGCGAATGCGGCGGCGGCCTCTCCTGCGCCACCTGCCATTGCTACGTAGACGAGAACTGGACCGAAGCGGTGGGCGGGCCTTCGTCCCAGGCGGAGGAGGAACTGCTGGAATCGGCTGCTGCCGAAGTGAAGCCGAGCAGCCGCCTCTCCTGCCAGATCGACATGACCGAGAGCCTCGACGGGCTCGTGGTGCACATGCCCGAGCATCAGTTCTGA
- a CDS encoding cytochrome P450, translated as MPIDAANPVPPSFPRHVGMDQVPDHVPPELIRQSGLTFGPDFLANPHDFMAALHEKQPPIYYDVSPMGNMWHLTKHEDALFGLRHPQIFSNEGATPFPRDPNDYFYFIPIEIDPPHHRKYRNIVDPVFSPQGVLKLERLIHQRANDLIDEIEAKVAAGGECEFTEDFGRPLPVAVFLDIMGLPQDMRDTFVEWAMELLHSNDRAIMGQSMAKITAYLKQAIAEKKANPDDGVVSLIAHAEPDGVPLSDKEIFGFVCFLFIAGLDTVFATLNNIWAWLAENPEKRQEIIDRPQDIDRIVEELLRRWSVTFSGRVLDQDHEMRGVQMKKGDRVTFILPACNFDPEVFPDPMTVNFDRPRKTILAFTVGVHSCMGGHLARLEVKIALQEWLKRVPDFTLKPGTRIEYRPGGVIGPEAVPLVW; from the coding sequence ATGCCTATCGACGCCGCCAACCCGGTTCCGCCCAGTTTTCCGCGCCATGTCGGCATGGACCAGGTGCCCGATCATGTCCCCCCCGAACTGATCCGCCAGTCCGGCCTCACCTTCGGCCCCGATTTCCTGGCCAACCCGCATGACTTCATGGCCGCGCTGCACGAAAAGCAGCCGCCGATCTATTACGACGTCAGCCCGATGGGCAACATGTGGCACCTCACCAAGCATGAGGACGCGCTGTTCGGTCTGCGCCATCCGCAGATCTTCTCGAACGAAGGCGCCACACCCTTCCCGCGCGATCCGAACGACTATTTCTACTTCATCCCGATCGAGATCGATCCCCCGCATCACCGCAAGTACCGCAACATCGTGGACCCGGTGTTCAGCCCGCAGGGCGTGCTTAAGCTCGAACGGCTGATCCACCAGCGCGCGAACGACCTGATCGACGAGATCGAGGCCAAGGTCGCGGCAGGCGGCGAGTGTGAGTTCACCGAGGACTTCGGGCGGCCACTGCCGGTTGCGGTGTTCCTCGACATCATGGGCCTGCCGCAGGACATGCGCGATACGTTCGTGGAATGGGCAATGGAACTGCTCCATTCGAACGACCGCGCGATCATGGGCCAGTCGATGGCCAAGATCACCGCCTATCTCAAGCAAGCCATCGCCGAGAAGAAGGCCAACCCGGACGACGGCGTCGTCAGCCTGATCGCCCATGCGGAACCAGACGGCGTGCCGCTTTCCGACAAGGAAATCTTCGGCTTCGTCTGCTTCCTGTTCATCGCCGGTCTCGACACCGTTTTCGCCACGCTCAACAATATCTGGGCCTGGCTGGCGGAAAACCCCGAGAAGCGTCAGGAAATCATCGACCGTCCGCAGGACATCGACAGGATCGTCGAGGAACTGCTCCGCCGCTGGTCAGTGACCTTCTCCGGCCGGGTGCTTGACCAGGATCATGAAATGCGCGGCGTGCAGATGAAGAAGGGCGATCGCGTCACCTTCATCCTGCCTGCCTGCAACTTCGACCCTGAGGTGTTCCCCGACCCGATGACGGTGAACTTCGACCGCCCCCGCAAGACGATCCTCGCCTTCACGGTCGGCGTTCATAGCTGCATGGGCGGGCACCTTGCACGGCTCGAAGTGAAGATCGCATTGCAGGAATGGCTGAAGCGCGTGCCTGACTTCACGCTCAAGCCCGGCACCCGGATCGAGTACCGCCCCGGCGGCGTGATCGGCCCCGAAGCCGTGCCGCTGGTCTGGTAA
- a CDS encoding MATE family efflux transporter, whose product MTQPTVPHPTPPRKGQARLLWSIALPAMLTNVATALFGLADMWAIGRLGDAPAQGAVELGAKYMMGLLNVFNFLRTSTVALTAQGTGRADRQAQAETLTRAMAVAMGIGVLLLCLMPVAIPFGLDLLEARGPLRESAGDYIAIRYWAGPLWLGNCVLVGWLIGQRLVRHVLVVEIGANILHIALDLLLVLVAKWGVAGVATATLTSELFKFLVLAAIVLRRPEAGTAFALARCRTTWRRGELARLFALNRDLFLRTLLLTAVLLAFARAGAQAGPLTLAANGILFQLFMLATLLLDGFESAAQVLCGEALGARNRAGFAATVRSALLWGGVMGLALTLAYAVGGKALAAAFNTDPGVIAATAVYAPWLTLLPLLGVSAYVLDGVFVGAGWTRAMMGTMLAAMAGYALLLWLLHPLGNHGLWAAFTMFFVIRGLGQAVVLPRLARRSFSVS is encoded by the coding sequence TTGACCCAGCCGACCGTCCCCCACCCCACTCCGCCGCGCAAGGGACAGGCCCGGCTGCTCTGGTCCATCGCGCTTCCCGCGATGCTCACCAACGTTGCCACCGCCCTGTTCGGGCTGGCCGACATGTGGGCCATAGGCCGCCTCGGCGATGCACCGGCGCAAGGCGCGGTGGAACTCGGCGCGAAGTACATGATGGGCCTGCTCAACGTGTTCAACTTCCTGCGCACCAGCACCGTCGCGCTGACGGCTCAGGGGACCGGTCGCGCCGACCGGCAAGCGCAGGCGGAAACACTAACCCGCGCCATGGCCGTGGCGATGGGCATCGGGGTGCTGCTGCTCTGCCTGATGCCCGTGGCGATCCCGTTCGGGCTCGACCTGCTCGAAGCGAGGGGGCCGCTGCGCGAAAGCGCCGGGGACTATATCGCCATCCGCTATTGGGCAGGGCCGCTTTGGCTCGGCAACTGCGTGCTGGTGGGATGGCTGATCGGACAGCGACTGGTGCGCCATGTCCTCGTGGTGGAAATCGGCGCCAATATCCTGCACATCGCGCTCGACCTGTTACTCGTCCTCGTCGCGAAGTGGGGCGTTGCCGGCGTGGCAACCGCGACGCTGACGTCGGAACTGTTCAAGTTTCTGGTTCTCGCCGCCATCGTCTTGCGCCGCCCCGAAGCCGGCACGGCCTTCGCCCTGGCCCGGTGCCGGACAACGTGGCGGCGCGGCGAACTGGCCCGCCTTTTCGCACTCAACCGCGACCTGTTCCTGCGAACCCTGTTGCTCACCGCCGTGCTGCTCGCATTCGCCCGTGCCGGTGCGCAGGCCGGGCCGCTGACGCTGGCGGCGAATGGCATCCTGTTCCAGCTCTTCATGCTCGCCACCCTCCTGCTCGACGGCTTCGAAAGCGCCGCACAAGTGCTCTGCGGCGAGGCGCTCGGCGCGCGAAACCGGGCTGGCTTCGCGGCAACGGTTCGCTCGGCACTGCTATGGGGCGGCGTGATGGGCCTTGCCCTCACGCTCGCTTACGCGGTGGGAGGCAAGGCGCTGGCGGCCGCATTCAACACCGATCCGGGGGTGATCGCGGCCACTGCGGTTTACGCGCCATGGCTCACCCTGCTGCCACTGCTCGGGGTCTCGGCCTATGTTCTTGACGGGGTGTTCGTTGGCGCCGGGTGGACGCGGGCGATGATGGGGACGATGCTGGCCGCAATGGCAGGTTACGCGCTGCTGCTCTGGCTGCTCCATCCGCTGGGCAACCACGGCCTCTGGGCGGCCTTCACGATGTTCTTCGTCATTCGCGGGCTGGGGCAGGCTGTGGTGCTGCCCCGCCTCGCAAGGCGCAGCTTCAGCGTTTCCTGA
- a CDS encoding DUF938 domain-containing protein gives MNDARRHAPAVVRNRDPILAVLRGALPSSGLVLEIASGTGEHAVYFARAMTGLDWQPTDPDAAARASIEGWRETERLPNLLAPLELDAAAQDWPVGSADAIVCINMVHISPWQSALGLMAGAGRLLTAGAPLVLYGPYRREGHAIEPGNAAFDEDLKRRNPEWGLRLLEDVADIAAVRGLDLEQVISMPADNLSLVFRKR, from the coding sequence ATGAACGACGCTCGCCGCCATGCTCCCGCCGTTGTCCGCAACCGCGATCCTATCCTCGCCGTACTACGCGGTGCGTTGCCATCGAGCGGCCTTGTGCTGGAGATCGCCTCGGGCACCGGCGAACATGCGGTATACTTCGCACGGGCCATGACCGGGCTCGACTGGCAGCCGACAGATCCGGATGCTGCCGCCCGCGCCTCCATCGAGGGCTGGCGGGAGACGGAGCGCTTGCCCAACCTGCTGGCGCCCCTCGAACTCGACGCTGCCGCGCAGGACTGGCCTGTCGGCAGCGCCGATGCGATCGTGTGCATCAACATGGTCCACATCAGCCCCTGGCAATCGGCGCTGGGGCTCATGGCGGGGGCGGGACGTTTGCTGACCGCGGGGGCGCCGCTCGTGCTTTATGGTCCCTACCGCCGCGAGGGACATGCGATCGAACCGGGCAACGCGGCTTTCGACGAGGACCTCAAGCGCCGCAATCCCGAATGGGGCCTGCGCCTGCTCGAAGACGTCGCGGATATCGCCGCCGTCAGGGGGCTCGATCTGGAACAGGTGATCTCCATGCCTGCCGACAACCTGAGCCTGGTGTTCAGGAAACGCTGA
- a CDS encoding chemotaxis protein CheW: protein MHRELITFEVAGQIFALDIMAIREIRAWTPVTPMPRVPRYVAGVVNLRGTVLPVIDLAARLGWPATEATARHAIIVCQVGGQAQGLIVDSVSDIVALQSETLQPPPNAGQDEVTPFLEGLVAIDERMVMVLDLRALSETGGTPGDVAAAA, encoded by the coding sequence ATGCACCGCGAACTCATCACTTTCGAAGTCGCCGGACAGATCTTCGCGCTCGACATCATGGCCATCCGCGAAATACGCGCCTGGACCCCGGTGACACCCATGCCGCGTGTGCCGCGCTATGTCGCCGGCGTGGTCAACCTGCGCGGAACCGTCCTGCCGGTGATCGACCTCGCGGCGCGGCTCGGCTGGCCCGCCACCGAGGCCACTGCGCGCCACGCCATCATCGTCTGCCAGGTGGGTGGGCAGGCGCAGGGGCTGATCGTGGATTCGGTTTCTGACATCGTCGCGCTCCAGTCGGAAACCTTGCAGCCCCCGCCCAATGCGGGGCAGGACGAGGTGACGCCGTTCCTCGAAGGGCTCGTCGCCATCGACGAGCGAATGGTCATGGTGCTCGACCTGCGGGCGCTGAGCGAAACCGGCGGTACGCCGGGCGACGTGGCGGCGGCGGCCTGA
- a CDS encoding response regulator: MSRSTRILTVDDSASMRALLNHALSTNGFDVAHADDGLSALEWLAVNEVDVVITDINMPRLDGFGLIEKVRGGTRHRDRPILVLTTESSDEKKARARAAGATGWIVKPFDTDKLVAAVRRVAH; this comes from the coding sequence ATGTCCCGTAGCACCCGCATCCTGACCGTAGACGACAGCGCCTCGATGCGCGCGCTGCTCAACCATGCGCTTTCCACCAATGGCTTCGACGTGGCGCATGCGGATGACGGCCTTTCGGCGCTGGAATGGCTTGCGGTGAACGAGGTGGACGTGGTCATCACCGACATCAACATGCCCCGGCTCGACGGGTTCGGCCTGATCGAGAAAGTGCGCGGTGGAACCCGCCACCGCGACCGGCCCATCCTGGTTCTCACCACCGAAAGCTCGGACGAGAAGAAAGCCCGTGCCCGGGCCGCCGGCGCTACCGGATGGATCGTAAAACCTTTCGACACCGACAAGCTTGTCGCGGCAGTTCGCCGCGTCGCACATTGA
- a CDS encoding chemotaxis protein CheD, whose translation MLDNRLDGMSHVTVLQGQFRVSASPADEFGTVLGSCVATCLHDPAAGLGGMNHFLLPKPLSGTERGEVDVHYGVYLMEMLINEMLQQGGRKDRMRAHLYGGANLHRGMQRIGSANAEFARSFLLREGIDLVREDLGGLAARRLDFRPASGLVRCRMVAAADAPEPVVQPPVRPAARGEVELF comes from the coding sequence ATGCTTGACAATCGGCTGGACGGCATGAGCCATGTCACCGTGCTCCAGGGGCAGTTCCGCGTGAGCGCCTCGCCGGCGGACGAGTTCGGCACCGTGCTGGGCAGCTGCGTCGCCACCTGCCTCCACGATCCCGCCGCGGGACTGGGCGGAATGAACCATTTTCTCCTGCCCAAGCCGCTGTCCGGCACCGAACGGGGCGAGGTCGACGTGCATTACGGCGTCTACCTCATGGAAATGCTCATCAACGAGATGCTGCAGCAGGGCGGGCGCAAGGACAGGATGCGCGCGCACCTGTACGGCGGCGCCAACCTCCACCGGGGGATGCAGCGGATCGGCAGCGCCAATGCCGAATTCGCGCGCAGCTTCCTCCTGCGCGAGGGGATCGATCTGGTGCGCGAGGATCTTGGCGGCCTTGCCGCACGTCGCCTCGATTTCCGCCCGGCTTCCGGTCTCGTGCGCTGCCGCATGGTGGCGGCGGCCGATGCGCCCGAGCCGGTCGTCCAGCCCCCCGTTCGCCCGGCCGCGCGCGGCGAAGTCGAACTGTTCTGA
- the cheB gene encoding chemotaxis-specific protein-glutamate methyltransferase CheB: MSIRVLIVDDSPTMRAILMSRLREQGDIEVVAAASNAAEGREMIKRLDPDVVTLDIEMPGMNGLDFLEKIMTLRPTPVIVVSGATQEGSEVTARALGLGAVDCYAKYDRSGRLTLQDGGELAAMIRQAAQVRFHRPATRAVAEEGRRSIRRDTRLIAVGSSTGGVEALQVLLRDFAEDCPPTLIVQHVNPRFAPAIARTLDQVCPARVQVAAQDMPLRHGNVYLAAEADCHLTVKAAMSGGGGGALHARLRRGEPVSGHIPSVDALFASVAAEVGSGAVGILLTGMGQDGARGLLAMSRAGAHTIAQDESTCTVFGMPRAAISLGAASVVAPIDRIARHALHQAA; encoded by the coding sequence ATGAGCATCCGCGTCCTCATCGTCGACGATTCCCCCACCATGCGTGCGATCCTGATGTCCCGGCTGCGAGAGCAGGGCGACATCGAGGTGGTTGCCGCCGCATCCAACGCCGCCGAGGGGCGCGAGATGATCAAGCGGCTCGATCCCGATGTGGTAACGCTCGACATCGAGATGCCGGGTATGAACGGGCTCGATTTCCTCGAGAAGATCATGACCCTGCGGCCAACTCCGGTGATCGTCGTCTCCGGCGCGACGCAGGAGGGCAGCGAGGTTACCGCGCGCGCCCTCGGCCTCGGCGCGGTGGACTGCTATGCCAAGTACGATCGCTCGGGCCGCCTGACGCTTCAGGATGGCGGCGAACTGGCGGCGATGATCCGGCAGGCTGCGCAAGTCCGCTTTCACCGCCCGGCGACCCGGGCCGTGGCAGAGGAGGGCCGCCGTTCGATCCGGCGCGACACGCGGCTGATCGCGGTCGGCTCCTCTACCGGCGGGGTCGAGGCGCTGCAGGTTCTGCTGCGCGATTTCGCGGAAGACTGCCCGCCGACGCTGATCGTCCAGCACGTCAACCCGCGCTTCGCCCCGGCCATCGCGCGCACGCTCGACCAGGTGTGCCCGGCGCGGGTGCAGGTTGCGGCGCAGGATATGCCGCTGCGCCATGGCAACGTCTATCTCGCCGCCGAAGCGGACTGCCACCTCACAGTGAAGGCGGCGATGAGCGGTGGGGGAGGCGGCGCGCTGCACGCAAGGCTGCGCCGGGGGGAGCCGGTTTCCGGGCACATCCCGAGCGTGGACGCGCTGTTCGCTTCGGTTGCGGCGGAAGTGGGAAGCGGGGCCGTAGGAATCCTCCTTACCGGCATGGGGCAGGACGGCGCGCGCGGGCTGCTGGCGATGAGCCGCGCCGGAGCACACACCATCGCGCAGGATGAAAGCACCTGCACGGTTTTCGGAATGCCGCGCGCGGCGATTTCGCTCGGCGCTGCCAGCGTCGTCGCGCCGATCGACCGCATTGCGCGTCATGCATTGCATCAGGCGGCCTGA
- a CDS encoding protein-glutamate O-methyltransferase CheR produces the protein MATSAMTDPVPGVSPEIYSTADFTAVSRIVHEAVGIVLPHGKAMLVYSRLAPLVRAAGAVTFSRYIEMMRANGEEMGRAVAALTTNHTFFYLEAHHFEHLQGEVRPRLVEKLHQRDPVRLWSAGCSSGEETWSIVMTLLGPDRAAGIDLARRDLRVLASDIAPHALQKAAGATYAAKDLKPVPQDLRRLWTAEQHGHVTLAEPPRSIVRFRALNLLGEWPIRGRFDVIFCRNVMIYFDAATNERLVRRFAEALLPGGHLYIGHSERVTGSAADLLELVGPTIYRRRGA, from the coding sequence ATGGCCACGAGCGCGATGACCGACCCGGTTCCCGGCGTCAGCCCGGAAATCTACAGCACCGCCGATTTCACGGCGGTCTCGCGGATCGTCCACGAGGCGGTCGGCATCGTCCTGCCGCACGGCAAGGCGATGCTGGTCTATTCCCGCCTCGCCCCGCTGGTACGCGCGGCGGGGGCGGTCACGTTCTCGCGCTATATCGAGATGATGCGCGCGAACGGTGAGGAAATGGGCAGGGCGGTGGCGGCGCTCACCACCAACCACACCTTTTTCTACCTCGAGGCGCACCACTTCGAGCATCTGCAGGGCGAGGTCCGCCCGCGCCTCGTGGAAAAGCTCCACCAGCGCGACCCCGTGCGGCTGTGGTCGGCGGGATGTTCAAGCGGCGAGGAAACATGGTCGATCGTCATGACCCTGCTGGGCCCGGACCGGGCGGCGGGAATAGACCTCGCGCGCCGCGACCTGCGCGTGCTTGCCAGCGACATCGCCCCGCACGCGCTGCAGAAGGCGGCGGGCGCGACTTACGCGGCCAAGGATCTCAAGCCGGTGCCGCAGGACTTGCGCAGGCTCTGGACGGCCGAGCAGCACGGACACGTGACGCTGGCCGAGCCGCCGCGCTCCATCGTTCGGTTCCGCGCGCTCAACCTGCTTGGCGAATGGCCGATCCGGGGCCGGTTCGACGTGATCTTCTGCCGCAACGTCATGATCTATTTCGACGCCGCGACCAACGAGCGGCTCGTGCGCCGCTTCGCCGAGGCGCTGCTTCCGGGCGGCCACCTCTACATCGGCCATTCCGAGCGGGTGACCGGATCGGCGGCGGACCTGCTCGAACTGGTCGGCCCGACGATCTACCGCCGGAGGGGCGCATGA
- a CDS encoding chemotaxis protein CheA has protein sequence MSPEEIQQIFFAECEESLAAAEAGLAACKAGTQDADTVNAVFRGVHSIKGGAGAFGYAALQAYTHVFETLLSDVREGLVPIERKLVDLLLRALDTLSDHVEAAREDGAPPADAALIAEMEAAMANPQHAHAHAPEPEPAAMPAPEAPAAEDFALDLDALLDDLTGGFDLPPREQPRWQVHIRPRAGAMRNGSEPLLMLRDVAALGGECLHCDISHVPPLDQLDVSQGYLGWSYAMPGDVAEDMVREIFDFIGEDCVLAIGEGEAIPPVEPAEIAMPPAEAAAKTVPSEAPAGRAEPLPGKGEPAAASAAGQSIRIDLFKLDRLIDLVGELVIAQAMLVQRLEGAGVTASEELSLLEGLTRDMQESAMSIRAQPIASVFSRVPRILRDLAATTGKHVRLEVLGETTELDKTVIERLGEPLTHLIRNAVDHGIESAEERIAAGKRPEGTLTLAAEHRSGRILISIADDGAGINRERVLAKAIDKGIVGSDTQLSAEEIDNLIFAPGFSTAEVVSNISGRGVGMDVVRQNVKELGGRITIESTPGQGTKFILTLPLTLAISDGMIVNVGDQTLVVPLSHVVESLRPGENEVQGIGTSRQVLNVRGRFIPVIAMHEALGACGGAPSAGAGVLVVVDTESAGQAALLVDDIQDQRQFVIKSLATNFRSVEGVAGATILGDGRVALIVDVDGLVACVLSSPAMPGPEASGPERQAA, from the coding sequence ATGAGCCCCGAGGAAATCCAGCAGATCTTCTTTGCCGAGTGCGAGGAATCGCTTGCCGCCGCCGAAGCCGGTCTGGCCGCCTGCAAGGCGGGCACCCAGGACGCCGATACGGTCAACGCGGTGTTCCGCGGTGTCCATTCGATCAAGGGCGGGGCAGGCGCTTTCGGCTATGCCGCGCTCCAGGCCTATACCCATGTCTTCGAGACGCTGCTCTCCGACGTGCGGGAGGGATTGGTGCCGATCGAACGCAAGCTGGTCGACCTGCTGCTGCGCGCGCTGGACACGCTTTCCGACCATGTCGAGGCCGCGCGGGAGGACGGTGCGCCGCCGGCCGATGCGGCGTTGATTGCCGAGATGGAAGCGGCGATGGCCAATCCGCAGCACGCCCACGCCCATGCGCCTGAGCCGGAACCCGCCGCCATGCCCGCGCCGGAAGCCCCGGCCGCCGAGGATTTCGCGCTCGACCTCGATGCATTGCTTGACGATCTCACCGGCGGGTTCGACCTGCCGCCGCGCGAACAGCCGCGCTGGCAGGTCCACATTCGCCCCCGCGCAGGTGCCATGCGCAACGGCAGCGAGCCGCTGCTGATGCTGCGCGATGTGGCTGCGCTCGGCGGCGAATGCCTGCACTGCGACATTTCGCACGTGCCGCCGCTGGACCAGCTTGACGTTTCGCAGGGCTATCTCGGCTGGAGCTATGCGATGCCGGGCGATGTCGCCGAGGACATGGTACGCGAGATATTCGACTTCATCGGCGAGGACTGCGTGCTGGCGATCGGGGAGGGCGAGGCGATCCCGCCTGTCGAACCCGCCGAAATCGCCATGCCCCCGGCCGAAGCGGCGGCGAAAACGGTCCCGTCCGAAGCGCCTGCCGGCAGGGCCGAGCCGCTGCCGGGGAAGGGCGAGCCCGCCGCCGCGTCTGCCGCCGGGCAGTCGATCCGCATCGATCTTTTCAAGCTGGACCGCCTGATCGACCTGGTGGGCGAACTGGTGATCGCGCAGGCCATGCTCGTGCAGCGGCTGGAGGGGGCGGGCGTCACCGCGAGCGAGGAACTCTCGCTGCTCGAAGGCCTCACGCGGGACATGCAGGAAAGCGCCATGTCGATCCGGGCCCAGCCGATCGCCAGCGTGTTCAGCCGGGTTCCCCGCATCCTGCGCGATCTGGCCGCGACCACCGGCAAGCATGTGCGGCTGGAAGTGCTGGGGGAAACCACCGAACTCGACAAGACCGTGATCGAACGCCTCGGCGAGCCGCTGACGCACCTGATCCGCAACGCGGTGGACCACGGCATAGAAAGCGCCGAAGAGCGGATCGCCGCCGGAAAGCGTCCCGAAGGCACGCTGACCCTTGCTGCCGAGCATCGCTCCGGCCGCATCCTCATCTCCATCGCCGATGACGGCGCGGGCATCAACCGGGAGCGCGTGCTGGCCAAGGCCATCGACAAGGGCATCGTCGGCAGCGACACGCAGCTTTCCGCCGAGGAGATTGACAACCTGATCTTCGCGCCGGGCTTCTCCACCGCGGAAGTCGTCTCGAACATCTCGGGGCGCGGGGTCGGCATGGACGTGGTGCGGCAGAACGTGAAGGAACTGGGCGGACGGATCACGATCGAGAGCACGCCGGGGCAGGGCACGAAATTCATCCTCACGCTCCCGCTAACCCTCGCCATTTCCGACGGCATGATCGTCAACGTCGGCGACCAGACCCTGGTGGTGCCGCTCTCCCATGTCGTGGAGAGCCTGCGTCCCGGCGAGAACGAGGTGCAGGGCATCGGCACGAGCCGTCAGGTGCTCAACGTGCGTGGACGCTTCATCCCGGTCATCGCCATGCACGAGGCGCTGGGCGCGTGCGGCGGCGCACCTTCGGCGGGGGCAGGCGTGCTGGTCGTCGTCGATACCGAGAGCGCCGGGCAGGCTGCGCTGCTGGTGGACGACATCCAGGACCAGCGCCAGTTCGTCATCAAGAGCCTGGCGACCAACTTCCGATCGGTGGAAGGCGTGGCCGGGGCGACCATCCTGGGTGACGGGCGGGTGGCCCTGATCGTCGACGTGGACGGTCTGGTTGCCTGCGTCCTGTCGTCTCCGGCGATGCCGGGACCGGAGGCGTCCGGCCCGGAAAGGCAGGCGGCGTGA
- a CDS encoding STAS domain-containing protein gives MTSIILPARCDRAAAEALWPELAAAMGTEPMGIDGSGVEHMGQAMLQLLVSARRSGGGAVIAPSPVLRDVAELTGLTAELFEDAAA, from the coding sequence ATGACCAGCATCATCCTTCCTGCCCGCTGCGACCGGGCCGCCGCCGAGGCGCTCTGGCCGGAACTGGCGGCGGCCATGGGCACCGAGCCCATGGGGATCGACGGTTCGGGGGTGGAGCATATGGGGCAGGCCATGTTGCAACTGCTGGTTTCGGCACGTCGCAGCGGCGGCGGGGCGGTGATCGCACCGTCTCCTGTCCTGCGCGATGTGGCGGAACTGACCGGCCTGACCGCGGAACTCTTCGAGGATGCCGCGGCATGA